The genomic DNA GCGATATACAGATGATCATGACGGGCGAACTGACTGCCGATCGTCATCATGGCATCACGGTCCGTGACTTTATAGATGGTATGCTCAATCCCGTCTTCCGCTGTAAATTGATAGAGCGGGGATTGTTTGGTCTGTTCCGAGACCACTCGATTCAGTTCATCATCCGGATGATGGGCCAGTAAAATCGGACCGGTATGAGCAGCAAGCGACTGAACGTGCCGGACGCGGTCCCGTTCTTTATCAGGTCGTGTGAATTCATGTTTCCGGATGATGCCTTGGTCGTAATCCGTGACAGAGACACAGCCGACAAAACCGGTCTGCGTATGCTCACCGTCTGTCAGGCGATAGAGATAATAACTCTCGACATCATCTGTTGTGAGAATACCCCGTTCCATCGCCTCCTTGAAATGAAGAGCGGCTTGTTCGTAAACACGGGGATCATGGTCATCAATCAAGTCCGGTAACGTCACTTCTGCTTTATCGATCCGCAAGAAAGAAAGCGGACGTCGGCGGACTTCCACCCGTCCCTCCGCCCGATTGAAAACATCGTACGGGAGGGAAGAAAACGCTTCTGCATATTTAGGATCAGGGCGCAAAGCGTGGAAAGGTTCAAAAGTAGGCATGATCATCGCTCCTTAAAGTAGTCTTGTTTTTAACACACCGGGAATGGTATTTAATTGTTGTAATGAGATTGCTTCATCCAAATGGTTATCGATATCGATGATCGTGTAGGCGATACCATCCTTGCTGCCATTGATCATGTTGGCGATGTTGATTTGTTCTGTCGCAAGGACGGAAGCGATTTGACCGACCATGTTCGGGATGTTCTGATGCGCGATCGTGATACGTCGTTTACCGGAATAGGGTAACTCGACGGACGGGAAATTGACTGCGTTCCGGATATTACCGGTTTCGAGGAACAGCTTTAATTGATCGACAGCCATGATGGCACAATTTTCTTCGGCTTCCGCTGTCGACGCACCGATGTGCGGCAACGGAGTGACACGAGGCAGAGAGAGAATGAAGGCATTCGGGAAATCAGTGACATAGTTGGCCAGACGGCCGGACTTCAAGACAGTGGCCAAAGCCTGTTCGTCGATTAATTCGCCGCGGGAGAAATTAAGCAAGGTTGCCCCTTGTTTGATTTTCCCAAGCAGCCGTTCATCAAGCAGATGTTGGGTCGCGTCAATCAATGGCAGATGCAACGTAATGTAATCGCTTGTCGCGAGCAACTCTTCAAGGTTGGTGACACGGTGCACTTGATTCGAGACACGCCATGCCGATTCTACAGACATGTGGGGATCGTAGCCGGAAACCGTCATACCGAGTTCGTGAAGCGTATTCGCTAAACTCGCTCCGATGGCGCCAAGGCCGACGATGCCGATTCGTTTCCCGAGTAATTCGGTACCGGCAAATTGTTTTTTATTCGCTTCAATCCGCTCCGGGATATCCGGTCCGCGCAGATTGTTTGTCCACAAGATGCTCGGAATTAATTTCCGGGCAGTCAAGAACAGGCTTGCGATGACAAGCTCTTTGACGGCATTGGCATTCGCACCAGGAGTCGAGAAAACGGGAATACCCCGATTCGCCAATTGATCGAGCGGGATGTTATTGACACCGACGCCGGCACGGGCGACAGCTTTCAAGGAAGTTGGAAATTTCATGCCGTGTAAGTCTTTGCTGCGGACAAGAAAGGCATCCGCTGTTTCGATGTCTTGTTTAACGACATATTGATCGGTGAAGCGCTTTAATCCTTTTTCAGACACGTCATTCCAAAGTTGTACATGATACATTTAACGTTCCCCCTGTTCGAATCGTTGTAAGATGGCGATAAGGGCATCGACGCCTGCGGTTGGCATCGCGTTATAGAGACTTGCGCGCATTCCTCCGACAGAACGATGTCCTTTTAAATTCACGAGCTGATGACGTTCTGCAAATTGCAGAAATTGTTTATCCAAATCCGTTTGACCGGTAGTAAAAGGAATGTTCATTCGGCTCCGGTCCGGTAAGGCGACGTGATTTGAAAACAGGACGGATTGGTCCAAGTACGCATAGAGGGAAGCGGCTTGCCGGTGATTACGCGCGACGACCGTATCGAATCCCTGCTCCTTGATCCATTCGAGGACCAGTTTCGTCAAATAGATGCTGTATGTGGGCGGTGTATTGTAAAGTGAATGATGGGTAGCGTGTGTATCGTACCGCAAATAGGAACCTAAGCGGTCCGGCGTACGCTGTAACAGCTTATCTTTTATGATGACAAGCGTCATTCCGGCTGATCCGAGATTCTTTTGAGCCCCCGCATAAATTACGTCAAACTGACTGACATCAATCGGTTCCGATAAGATAGAGGAAGAGAAGTCGGCTACTAATGGAACATCGACTTGTGGGACTTCGGTAAAAGTCGTCCCTTCAAGCGTATTGTTCCATGTGATATGCAGATAATCCGCCTCAGAACGGATGGGACCGGTCGGAATCGAACGATAGCTGTCCTCTTTAGATGAAGCAACGATGTTTGTCTTTACAAAAGCCTGGGCATCCTGCATCGCTTTTTGTGACCAGCTGCCCGTATCGATGAAGTCCACGTGACGCCGATCCGTTGCTAAGTTCAGCGGTAACATGGAAAACTGAAGTGTCGCACCGCCTTGTAAAAACAAGACACGGTAATGATCCGGAATCTGTAAGAGTTCCCGAAGCAGAGCCTCTGTATCCTGAAGGATGTTTTCAAACAAGGTGGAACGATGACTTAATTCCAAAACGGATTGTCCAGAACCTTGGTAATTCAGAAGCTCTGATTGAGCTTTAAGTAAAACAGGTACCGGTAGGACTGCCGGACCAGCTGAAAAGTTAAAAACCGTCATCACATTCCGCCTCCAATAATTTTCAGAAAATATTCACAACTAAAGTGTAACGGAATGAAAACAGTTAATCAAACTTCATTTCAAATGGAACTTGAACTTTTCAGAACAGAGGGGAAGAATCGTTCAACAGAAAAAGACCAGTTCTCCTGTAGAGAGACTGATCTGATCGATGTATCTGAAGAAGGTATTGAATTCAAGACGGGTCAAGCGGCGTAAGTTGGTGAAAGTGCCATTTCCAGCCCTCGTTCGTCCAGTGATAAAGTGAAACGCTCCGGAAGCGACCGACGTACATGCTGCGACCGTATGAGAAATGATCTTCCACGATTTCCTGCACCAGGGCCGTCGTGTCGAAGACTTCGACCACCATCGACTCGCTGAGTTGATCGCTCCATTGGATTTGATCCGGGTCGACATAATGATCGAGATACGTCTCGGCATCGAACTGCCGGCCTTGTCCATCAACAAAAGAAAAATCGGGTGATAACAACTGATGCATCTCTTTTCGGTTGCCCTGCATCAAATAAGCATGTCGATTTGTCAGGAGAAGCTGAAGCTGTTCATGTTTAGCTGAAGTTTCCATGAGAATCATCCTTTCGTTCTTACATGAATGATGAGATTTCAAAAGATAAAACAAAAAAAGACTCTGCAACAGCAGAGTCTTGGAAAATTAAAGTTTAGTAACGTTAGTTGCTTGCGGTCCGCGTTGGCCTTCTTCAACTTCAAACGAAACTTCTTGACCTTCGTCAAGTGATTTGAAACCGTCTGTTTGGATAGCTGAGAAGTGAACGAAAACGTCGTCGCCGCTTTCACGTTCGATGAAGCCAAAACCTTTTTCTGCGTTAAACCATTTTACTTTACCTTGTTCCATGTGTGTTGCCTCCTGCGTATGACTAAGTCACACTGATTATTACTACTGTGATCAATTTCATCGAGTCGAAAGTGTAAACTTTGTATCTCCACCGAACAACAATAATTACTTAATAATATAACATGGTCTCTAAGAAAAAGGAAGTAATAAACAAAATAAATGATATCTCGCCTAAAATTTATCAGAATCCATTAAGTAATGGAGCGTTAAAAGGAATTGGCGTCTCGTGGTCCGAATACATGAATCTAAGTAAATAAGTAGAAGGATTCAGTCAATTGTTTATCCGACCGGTTCACGTTGAGACCTGGCTTGTTTCACTGCACTGATTAAATAACCATGAATCGATGCGTATCGTTTAGGATTTGTCCAGACATCATGGAAAATTTGTTTTAGAGTAAGTTGGATGCGCCGTTCATCGGACAACATTCGTGTTAATAACAGATATAACGATTTTTCATACCGGTCATATAACAATTCGAGAGCGTATCTATTTTTTAGTTCGATTTGTTGGAATAACTCTTTATCAGTTCGCATGCTCTCCTCCTTGTAGTCGTTTACATCTTATTTTGTAAACACTTTGTTACTTGTTTGTTGTTGTAATTTTCCCGATAAAAAAAATATCAAACACCTTAACTCTTTGATATTAAGATATTTAAGGAATAAGTTAGTCACAAAGAAGGAGAATGACGCCATGAATTCGATTTATTTACGTGTGTATACGAAAGAAGACGCACAGGCATTGCTCGATCTCAGCATTCGAAACCAAGGACATTTTGAATATTGGATGCCGGTCAAACCCCCAAAAGATACCTATACGTTGCCGAAACAACTTGAGCGAATTCAACAGTTGGAAGAGAACCAAAAAGCAGACCGTTCGTATGCGTTCGGGATATTTTTAACAGAAACGAATCAACTGGTCGGAGAAGTGTCTGCGGCGTTCGTCGAACGTTTCCCGACAGAGACGTGTATGATCGGGTATCAACTTGATCAGCAGTATAACGGGCAAGGGATCATGTCAATAGCTGTCCGCCAAGCTGCGCGTCTCTTGTTCGATGAGTACCAGTTCCACCGTTTGCGGGCCGAAGTCATGCCTGAGAATATCGGATCGATCCGCGTCTTGGAAAAAGTAGGATTCAGACAGGAAGGGGTCGCAAAAAAGAGTTTGTTCATTAACGGTGCCTGGGAAGACTTCGTATTGTTTGCACTATTAAAAGAAGAACTCGATTAAAAGAAGAACTCGAATGAAGAGAAACGCTTGAGTACAGTCTTTTAGTCATACATCAGGATTGTCAAAGGAGAAAGATTTATGCCCATGTCGACTTATTACCAGAATCTGCGTCAAAAAATAGGAAATCAATTGTTGTTCACGCCGTCTGTCGGTGCAATTATCCGCGATGCTTCCGGGCGAATCTTATTCCAAGATCCGGGAGGTCCATTCTGGAGCCTTCCGGCGGGCGCGATCGAACCGGGCGAGCCGCCGGCAAAAGCGGTAATCCGTGAAGTATATGAAGAAACTGGATTGATTGTCCGTCCGGTCCGCCTGATCGGCTGTTTTGGAGGAGAGGCGTTTCGCCTGACCTACCCGGATCAAAACCAGGTGGAGTATATCGCCTTTATTTTTGCGTGTGATGTGTTGGAAGGAACGTTAACAGCGATTGACGGAGAATCCAAACAACTGTGTTATTTTGACAGGAAAGATCGTCCACCCTTAGCGTTTCCTTATCCCGAGCATATTTTTGAAACAGGAACGAAAAGTAGCTTTTTTGAATGGGAAGAAGCATGGATTGATCAATTAAAGATGGAATACTCTATAAAAGACGAACATTAAAAGTTTTTTGAATAAAAAAATATGCTTTTTAGTGATTTTATTTTGACAAGCTTCCTAATGTTCGATATAGTATCCAAGTACGAACGTTACTATTTAATTAATAAAAAATATTCGTTATTTGGGGTGCTAGTGATGGATGTAGTTTTTGATTATGAAGATATTCAATTAATTCCTGCAAAATCAATCGTAGGAAGCCGGTCGGAATGTGATACGACGGTTGAGTTTGGTGGACGACGCTTTAAGTTACCGGTCGTTCCGGCCAATATGCAGACGATCATTGACGAAAAAATTGCGACTTATTTGGCAGAGAACGGTTACTTTTACATCATGCATCGTTTCGAGCCCGAAACACGACTGGATTTTGTCCGGTCGATGCAAAAACGCCATTTGATTGCATCAATCAGTGTTGGCGTAAAAGCGGAAGAATATACATTCGTCGAGACGTTGGCACAAGAAGGCTTGACGCCAGAATATATCACGATTGACATCGCTCATGGTCATTCGGAAGCGGTCATTCGGATGATCCAACATATCAAACTGCTGTTACCGGACAGTTTTGTTATTGCTGGAAACGTCGGGACACCGGAAGCCGTTCGTGAATTGGAACACGCAGGAGCAGACGCGACAAAAGTTGGAATTGGTCCAGGTAAAGTATGTATTACGAAAATTAAAACGGGATTTGGTACGGGAGGCTGGCAATTGGCGGCATTAAGATGGTGTGCCAAAGCTGCCAGTAAACCAATTATCGCTGATGGCGGTATCCGGACCCACGGCGACATTGCAAAATCGGTTCGTTTTGGGGCGACGATGGTGATGATCGGTTCACTGTTTGCGGGACACGAAGAGTCTCCAGGTGAGACGCACGAAGTTGATGGATTACGCGTTAAAGAATATTTTGGTTCGGCGTCCGAGTTTCAAAAAGGTGAAAAAAAGAACGTCGAAGGAAAAAAAGTGTTTGTTGAACATAAAGGCAGCTTGTCAGAGACGTTGATTGAAATGGAGCAAGATTTACAGTCTGCGATTTCGTACGCGGGCGGTAACAAACTGCAAGCAATCAGGACTGTCGATTATGTGGTCGTCAAAAATTCAATTTTTAACGGCGATAAAGTGTATTAAGCTGGAGAAAGCGGCATCCTTACAAGGTGTCGCTTCTTTTTTTATTTCATTGAGAGCGCTTACTTGAAAGTGGAAAGGGTAAAGAGAATGGTGCATATTTTCAGAAAAATCCATTTAAAGGAGTGCTTTGAAGTGAGACTGGAAACGACGACTTACTTAGTAGACAAGTTTTCTGCTGTCCGCAATCAAACCTTAGCATTGATCGAACCGCTCGAACCGGAGGATTTTATTATTCAAGCCAGCCCGGATGTCAGCCCGCCGAAATGGCATATCGCGCATACCACATGGTTTTTTGAGCGGATGATCCTCCAGGAATATGATGACCAGTATACAGTGTTTCATCCAAAGTATAACTATTTGTTCAATTCCTACTATAATTCGATTGGACCTTACCAACCGCGTCACCAACGAGGTGTTCTGTCTCGGCCAACCGTCGAGGAAATACTTGCTTACCGAATGCATGTGGACAAAGCAATCTTGTCCCTGTTGCAACAAAAGCGAGAAACTCCCGTTCAGCAAAAACTGGAGCAACTGATTGAAATGGGGCTACAACATGAACAGCAACATCAGGAATTAATCTTGATGGACGTTAAGTACAACTTTTTTGCTAACCCCTTACTGCCTGCTTATCAAAATAAAACAGAACCTGAACGTACTTTTGGCGTTGACGGTTCACCGACATTTAAACGGTTTGAAGGAGGACTCGTTGAAATCGGTCATGATGGTCAAGGGTTTGCCTTTGATAATGAAAATCCAGTCCACAAAACCTGGCTCAACCCGTTTGAGTTGGCAAGCCGACCGGTCACCAACCGTGAGTTTCTGGCCTTCGTCGAAGCAGGCGGGTATGAACAGTCAGAGCATTGGTTGTCTGACGGGTTTCATGTCGTTAATCAACAAAGTTGGAAAGCACCTTTGTACTGGATGAAAAACGAACAAGGTGAGTGGTCCGTCTTTACATTAAACGGAATCAAACCGTTACACTTGGACGAACCTGTTTGTCATGTCAGTTTTTATGAAGCCGACGCCTACAGCCGCTGGTGTGGAAAACGATTACCGACCGAAGCGGAGTGGGAGTACGTCGGACGGCAGGTTGAACAACGAGGAAATATGATGGGAGAAGGGTCCTACCATCCTCGACCTGTCAGTTCTGATCTGCAAGAGATGACCGGCCTGTTCGGTGATGTCTGGGAATGGACTGCGAGTGCCTATGCACCGTATCCGGGAAGCCGGCCGCTAGAAGGCGCGTTAGGGGAATACAATGCGAAATTCATGTGTAACCAGATGGTGCTACGAGGAGGGGCATGCGTAACGCCGGATGATCATATCCGCGAGACGTACCGTAATTTCTTTCCTCCGGATAAACGTTGGCAGTTCAGTGGTTTTCGGTTGGCAGGTGACCTTTAAATGAGTCAGCAGGTCAAAAGTTATGACATGTATACGAATCAACACAATATGCGTCAGGAAGTGTTGTACGGGTTATCGCAAGACAAGAAGACGCTCCAGGCAAAATATTTTTATGATCAAAGAGGGTCTGAATTATTCGAGCAAATTACACAACAACCGGAATATTATTTGACGAGAACGGAACTCGAGATTTTATCGCAGCATCAAGTGGCGATTGCCGATTGTATCGGACCGGTCCATACGCTGATTGAGTATGGAAGCGGCAGCAGTCGGAAAATCAAAAGTCTGCTCAGCTCATTACATCAGTTGGAGGCATATATGCCAATTGATATTTCCAAAGAGTTTTTGATTCAGTCCGCGCATCAACTTTCGCAAGACTATCCGACTTTGGATATCAAAGCCGTATGTGGTGATTATTCGACGCCACTGGTTCTGCCGATTGAAGACAAGCTAAAAAAAGTGATTTTCTTTCCCGGCTCAACCATCGGCAATTTTGATCCCGACGAGGCCGCTGCTTTTTTGAGTCGTTCGTGTCAACTGCTAGAAAAGGGTGACGGATTTTTGATCGGTATTGATACAAAAAAAGAGGTGACGGTCCTACACGACGCCTATAACGATAAGGCGGGTGTGACGGCGCAGTTCAATTTGAACATTTTAAAGCATATCAATGAATCACTTGACGGAACGTTTGACCTGACATGGTTCGAACATGTTGCGTTTTATAATGAAGTGCTTGGCCGGATTGAGATGCATCTGAGAAGTCGGATTGATCAACTGGTGACCGTCGCGGATCAGACATTTAGCTTTAAACAAGGTGAAACCATCCATACGGAAAATTCCTATAAATACAGTGTGGATGACTTTCAAGTGTTGGCCAGACAAAATGGATTTACTCCGGTCACATGTTTTACGGATCGAAATCAATATTTTAGTGTCCATTATCTAGAAAAGACATGATGACAAAGAAACGACCATCCAATGGCGGATGGTCGTTTCTTTGTCAGCTCAGTCGGCTTCCGTCCGGAATCGGGTGCTCCGGGCAGACCAACACGGGCATGAGCTGATCGAGAGAACCTAACTCGAGAATACGACCGGACGAGCCGACGACGAGTCCTGGGACGTTCAGAGCGACAAGTGCTTGTTTACCGATGATTTCTTCGTATTCAAAACGTGTTTCTTTCCAATCGAGGAACAAGGACTGTTGAAATTCTAAGAAATCGATCAGCAGTAACAGTAAAGCGGGTTCTTCGTCCGAAGTCCGGAGCGAACGAATTGTACCGACACGAATGTCGAGAGATTCCAGCTGATCAAGAGTCACGAAAGGTTTGATCGGATGCACATTCAACTCTCCTTTGATATCTCGAATATAGAACGTTTGTTCTTATTTATTAGCGGGTATAGACTATCAAGAAGGTAAAAGTTCGTTCGTTGTTTGCTCATTGAGGTAAATAATCCTCCAGATTGATATCGAGTTCTTGCCCTAACGCTAACTTCGCTAATTCACGCCCCAGATAGGGACCAATCGTTAAGCCGGAGGCTCCAAGTCCGTTAGCGACCAGTACATTCGGATGAGTCGCGAGTCGTCCGATGATCGGTAAGGAAGTACTGGTATAAGGACGAAGTCCGACACGCATCTCATTGATTTTCGAGTCTTCCAGTGCAGGTGCAACCGGCAAGGCACGTGTCAATAAAGCATGCATGCCCTTGACGGTCGGTTGGAGGTTATAGTCAAGTTGTTTCTCATGCGTGGAGCCGAGCGCCAATTTTCCATCCTCAATCGATACAAGATACAGTCCACGTTGCCCCATGATGACGGGCCATTGTTGTGTTTGTTCCGCCGTGATGTCCAGATGGAGAATCTGCCCTTTTTCAGGACGGATGTCAAGTTCAAGATGCAACGGTTTCAGTAACTCATTGACCCAGACACCTGCCGTCAAGATGATTTGCTCCGCGTAATGCATTTCATCATCAATTTGGACACCCTTCACTTGACCGTCCACGACGATTAACGCGGCATCTGCTTCGACCACCTTCGCCTGCTGTTTGAGGGCGCCGCGTTCTAGTGCAGCGCGTAACGCACGTCCGTCAACTCGTGCTCCGCCGGAAACGAATAATGCATCTTCCACATATTCAATCAACGGAAACATCTGTTGCACACGATCAGCAGTCAAACGCTCGATTTGCTGAATCGCCGGCGCCTCGGGAAAACGATTTTCAGCAATGACCTGCATTTTTTCGATTTTTGATGTTTCGTGTAAAGCGATTGCGCCTACTTTTTGATAGCCGGTCGTCGTCTCACCAAGTGCCTCGAGTTCCGGAATCAAGGTGTCATAATAATGAGCACCGTTATTGGCTAATCGATACCAAGCCTTGTTCCGACGTTGCGTCATCCAAGGACAAATAATTCCTGCTGCGACGTGCGTAGCACGACCCGCTTCCTTCCGGTCAACCAACAAGACGGATGCGCCTTCTTTCGCTAAATGATATGCGGTTGAGGTGCCGAGAATACCTGCCCCGATCACGATATGGCTGTACATGCTTTTCATCTCATTTCTAAAATAATCTAATTCAAGTGTAAAGAAAAAAACGGCAAAGAACAAATACGAGTAAACGGCTGAAAACAGCACATTCAAATATGGGGAATGATGGGAAAGTAAAACTATTCATTAATATGTTTCGTATACTGAATATAAACCGATATTTCACACGAAATATACGATTAGAAATGGCCGAATGAGGAAACATACCCTTATAGGCATTAGATCCCGACATCATCGACTCGAACATGTAGTCACCATTGAAGGAGGGGAAGGCAATGAACATTAGTCGCGCCATCGTACGCAAACGCTACACGGATCACACTTTGTTTTATTCTGCCATCCTAATTTGGAAGTTGCTCTTCTTCCTACCCTTGCTCATGTACGTCAACAGTGGGTCGGACAACATTTTTCGTCTTTATTTTGTACCGTATTTGACGGTCATCGTTTTATTTCGTGTCATGACCTATTTTGCCACGTATAAAGCGTCCTTCATGGAGATGACCGAGATGGGATTATCCGTCTTTTTGATCATTGCTGATTTTTATTTAATCGCGTTGTTTGATGTCCCCTTACCG from Exiguobacterium sibiricum 7-3 includes the following:
- a CDS encoding DUF1015 domain-containing protein, with translation MPTFEPFHALRPDPKYAEAFSSLPYDVFNRAEGRVEVRRRPLSFLRIDKAEVTLPDLIDDHDPRVYEQAALHFKEAMERGILTTDDVESYYLYRLTDGEHTQTGFVGCVSVTDYDQGIIRKHEFTRPDKERDRVRHVQSLAAHTGPILLAHHPDDELNRVVSEQTKQSPLYQFTAEDGIEHTIYKVTDRDAMMTIGSQFARHDHLYIADGHHRAEAASQVARLNPHEDAGLFLAVSFSSDQLNIQGYHRVVEDLYGQSVDDLLERISKRFAITEGRATETKKHRFEMYVKQTWYTLDYEKNRPSVKEDLDVAILQDELLTPFLGIEDPRTDARIQFVGGVRGYAGLEQLVDQGTMAVAFHLHPTSLTELMAVADAGEVMPPKSTWFEPKLRSGLLIHPFF
- a CDS encoding phosphoglycerate dehydrogenase — its product is MYHVQLWNDVSEKGLKRFTDQYVVKQDIETADAFLVRSKDLHGMKFPTSLKAVARAGVGVNNIPLDQLANRGIPVFSTPGANANAVKELVIASLFLTARKLIPSILWTNNLRGPDIPERIEANKKQFAGTELLGKRIGIVGLGAIGASLANTLHELGMTVSGYDPHMSVESAWRVSNQVHRVTNLEELLATSDYITLHLPLIDATQHLLDERLLGKIKQGATLLNFSRGELIDEQALATVLKSGRLANYVTDFPNAFILSLPRVTPLPHIGASTAEAEENCAIMAVDQLKLFLETGNIRNAVNFPSVELPYSGKRRITIAHQNIPNMVGQIASVLATEQINIANMINGSKDGIAYTIIDIDNHLDEAISLQQLNTIPGVLKTRLL
- the serC gene encoding 3-phosphoserine/phosphohydroxythreonine transaminase, whose protein sequence is MTVFNFSAGPAVLPVPVLLKAQSELLNYQGSGQSVLELSHRSTLFENILQDTEALLRELLQIPDHYRVLFLQGGATLQFSMLPLNLATDRRHVDFIDTGSWSQKAMQDAQAFVKTNIVASSKEDSYRSIPTGPIRSEADYLHITWNNTLEGTTFTEVPQVDVPLVADFSSSILSEPIDVSQFDVIYAGAQKNLGSAGMTLVIIKDKLLQRTPDRLGSYLRYDTHATHHSLYNTPPTYSIYLTKLVLEWIKEQGFDTVVARNHRQAASLYAYLDQSVLFSNHVALPDRSRMNIPFTTGQTDLDKQFLQFAERHQLVNLKGHRSVGGMRASLYNAMPTAGVDALIAILQRFEQGER
- a CDS encoding nuclear transport factor 2 family protein, which gives rise to METSAKHEQLQLLLTNRHAYLMQGNRKEMHQLLSPDFSFVDGQGRQFDAETYLDHYVDPDQIQWSDQLSESMVVEVFDTTALVQEIVEDHFSYGRSMYVGRFRSVSLYHWTNEGWKWHFHQLTPLDPS
- a CDS encoding cold-shock protein; protein product: MEQGKVKWFNAEKGFGFIERESGDDVFVHFSAIQTDGFKSLDEGQEVSFEVEEGQRGPQATNVTKL
- a CDS encoding GNAT family N-acetyltransferase, whose product is MNSIYLRVYTKEDAQALLDLSIRNQGHFEYWMPVKPPKDTYTLPKQLERIQQLEENQKADRSYAFGIFLTETNQLVGEVSAAFVERFPTETCMIGYQLDQQYNGQGIMSIAVRQAARLLFDEYQFHRLRAEVMPENIGSIRVLEKVGFRQEGVAKKSLFINGAWEDFVLFALLKEELD
- a CDS encoding NUDIX hydrolase, whose amino-acid sequence is MPMSTYYQNLRQKIGNQLLFTPSVGAIIRDASGRILFQDPGGPFWSLPAGAIEPGEPPAKAVIREVYEETGLIVRPVRLIGCFGGEAFRLTYPDQNQVEYIAFIFACDVLEGTLTAIDGESKQLCYFDRKDRPPLAFPYPEHIFETGTKSSFFEWEEAWIDQLKMEYSIKDEH
- the guaC gene encoding GMP reductase — protein: MDVVFDYEDIQLIPAKSIVGSRSECDTTVEFGGRRFKLPVVPANMQTIIDEKIATYLAENGYFYIMHRFEPETRLDFVRSMQKRHLIASISVGVKAEEYTFVETLAQEGLTPEYITIDIAHGHSEAVIRMIQHIKLLLPDSFVIAGNVGTPEAVRELEHAGADATKVGIGPGKVCITKIKTGFGTGGWQLAALRWCAKAASKPIIADGGIRTHGDIAKSVRFGATMVMIGSLFAGHEESPGETHEVDGLRVKEYFGSASEFQKGEKKNVEGKKVFVEHKGSLSETLIEMEQDLQSAISYAGGNKLQAIRTVDYVVVKNSIFNGDKVY
- the egtB gene encoding ergothioneine biosynthesis protein EgtB; this translates as MRLETTTYLVDKFSAVRNQTLALIEPLEPEDFIIQASPDVSPPKWHIAHTTWFFERMILQEYDDQYTVFHPKYNYLFNSYYNSIGPYQPRHQRGVLSRPTVEEILAYRMHVDKAILSLLQQKRETPVQQKLEQLIEMGLQHEQQHQELILMDVKYNFFANPLLPAYQNKTEPERTFGVDGSPTFKRFEGGLVEIGHDGQGFAFDNENPVHKTWLNPFELASRPVTNREFLAFVEAGGYEQSEHWLSDGFHVVNQQSWKAPLYWMKNEQGEWSVFTLNGIKPLHLDEPVCHVSFYEADAYSRWCGKRLPTEAEWEYVGRQVEQRGNMMGEGSYHPRPVSSDLQEMTGLFGDVWEWTASAYAPYPGSRPLEGALGEYNAKFMCNQMVLRGGACVTPDDHIRETYRNFFPPDKRWQFSGFRLAGDL
- the egtD gene encoding L-histidine N(alpha)-methyltransferase; the encoded protein is MSQQVKSYDMYTNQHNMRQEVLYGLSQDKKTLQAKYFYDQRGSELFEQITQQPEYYLTRTELEILSQHQVAIADCIGPVHTLIEYGSGSSRKIKSLLSSLHQLEAYMPIDISKEFLIQSAHQLSQDYPTLDIKAVCGDYSTPLVLPIEDKLKKVIFFPGSTIGNFDPDEAAAFLSRSCQLLEKGDGFLIGIDTKKEVTVLHDAYNDKAGVTAQFNLNILKHINESLDGTFDLTWFEHVAFYNEVLGRIEMHLRSRIDQLVTVADQTFSFKQGETIHTENSYKYSVDDFQVLARQNGFTPVTCFTDRNQYFSVHYLEKT
- a CDS encoding NAD(P)/FAD-dependent oxidoreductase — protein: MYSHIVIGAGILGTSTAYHLAKEGASVLLVDRKEAGRATHVAAGIICPWMTQRRNKAWYRLANNGAHYYDTLIPELEALGETTTGYQKVGAIALHETSKIEKMQVIAENRFPEAPAIQQIERLTADRVQQMFPLIEYVEDALFVSGGARVDGRALRAALERGALKQQAKVVEADAALIVVDGQVKGVQIDDEMHYAEQIILTAGVWVNELLKPLHLELDIRPEKGQILHLDITAEQTQQWPVIMGQRGLYLVSIEDGKLALGSTHEKQLDYNLQPTVKGMHALLTRALPVAPALEDSKINEMRVGLRPYTSTSLPIIGRLATHPNVLVANGLGASGLTIGPYLGRELAKLALGQELDINLEDYLPQ